The Sinomicrobium kalidii region TTTCCCATGCACAGGAAGGAGAATTACGCCTGGAAAAACTACAAACCGAACATTTGCCGGAACCCCTGGGAACAGATGCTCCGCATCCCCGGTTGAGCTGGAGGGTCGCTTCGGAAGACACAGAAGTATACCAGGAATCCTTTCGCATTTATGTGGCTGCCGATTCGATGGCGATTGTAAACCGCGACGGGAAGCTCTGGGAAACCTTTCGGCAGGGCGGTGATATATTGGTGATCTATGACGGCAAACCCTTACGGCCGTTCACAAAATATTACTGGGGCGTGGAAATATCGGATAACAAGGGCAGGAAAAGCGCGCTGGCAATTTCTCACTTTGAAACCGGAATGATGCAAGCAGGTAACTGGGAAGGTAGCTGGATCACCGATGTTGAAGATACCGATTTAAAACCCGCGCCGTTTTTCAGGAAGGAAATACGACCTAAAAGGAATGTGGTCAGGGCCAGGGCGTATATTGCAGCCGCCGGGTTGTACGAATTATACCTTGACGGCGAAAAGGCCGGAGATCATCGTCTCGACCCCGTGTATACCCGATTTGACAAACGGAACCTCTATGTAACGTATGACGTAACCGAAAACTTCCGGAAGAAAAGAACAGCCGTCGGTGTTTTACTGGGCAATGGCTGGTACAACCATCAGTCAACAGCAGTGTGGAATTTTCACGAAGCGGGATGGAGGGCCCGTCCGGGGTTCTGCCTGAATATCCGGTTAACTTATGACGACGGTACCACCGAAGTATTTGCCACGGACAAAAGCTGGAAAACCTCTTTGAGCCCTGTGGTGTTCAACAGTATTTATACGGCAGAACACTACAATGCACTCCTGGAACAGCCCGGATGGGATACCGCGGGTTTTGACGACAGCTCATGGAACCCGGCCATTGAAGTTAAGGCCCCTTCCGATTCGATTGTGGCACAGGCCATGCCACCTATCCGCAATGTGGAACAGATTGTCCCTGAGCAAATAAGAAAAATCAGTAACAAAAGATATATTTTTGACCTGGGCCGGAATATATCCGGAGTCACCAAACTAAAGGTCAGCGGAAAAAAGGGGACCAGGATTCGGGTAACACATGCGGAACAACTGGATAGTCTGGGCAACCCGGACCTGTCAAATATCAATGTCCACTATCGCCCGAAAGATACCCTGGACCCTTTCCAGGTGGATATTTATACGTTAAGCGGAAAGGGAGAGGAGACCTTTATGCCGAAATTCAATTACAAAGGTTTTCAGTATGTTGAAGTAAAAAGCGATAAACCCGTTGCACTGACAAAACAAAGCATTACGGGAGAATTTATGCACAGCGATGTAAAGCCCGCCGGAAGTATTCACACTTCCAACGAGATCATAAACAAAATCTGGAAAGCCACAAATGCTTCTTATTTGTCCAATCTTTTCGGTTACCCTACCGATTGCCCGCAACGGGAAAAAAACGGGTGGACGGGTGATGCGCATATCAATATTGAAACCGGGCTGTATAATTTTGATGCCATTACCGTTTATGAAAAGTGGATGGCAGACCATCGGGACGAACAACAGCCGAACGGCGTTTTACCGTCCATCATCCCCACATGGGGAGGCTGGGGCTACGACTGGGGCAACGGCCCGGACTGGACGAGTACCATTGCCATTATACCCTGGGAAATATACCGGTTTTACGGTGATGATAAAGTGCTGAGGGACATGTATGAACCCATGAAGAAATACGTGGATCATATTACATCCGTCAGTGATGGCAACGGACTGACGGATTGGGGGCTGGGAGACTGGGTCCCGGTAAAGTCCGAAACCCCTGAGGAACTTACTTCGTCGATCTATTATTATGTGGATGCTACTATTCTGGCCAGGGCAGCCGGGCTTTTCGGCAGGGAGAAGGACCGTGAAAAATATACCGGATTGGCCCGGAACATCAAAAATGCCATCAACAAAAAATACCTGGACCCGGAAACCGGTATTTACGGGAACGGTTATCA contains the following coding sequences:
- a CDS encoding alpha-L-rhamnosidase, whose translation is MKIIFLTACLWFISGISHAQEGELRLEKLQTEHLPEPLGTDAPHPRLSWRVASEDTEVYQESFRIYVAADSMAIVNRDGKLWETFRQGGDILVIYDGKPLRPFTKYYWGVEISDNKGRKSALAISHFETGMMQAGNWEGSWITDVEDTDLKPAPFFRKEIRPKRNVVRARAYIAAAGLYELYLDGEKAGDHRLDPVYTRFDKRNLYVTYDVTENFRKKRTAVGVLLGNGWYNHQSTAVWNFHEAGWRARPGFCLNIRLTYDDGTTEVFATDKSWKTSLSPVVFNSIYTAEHYNALLEQPGWDTAGFDDSSWNPAIEVKAPSDSIVAQAMPPIRNVEQIVPEQIRKISNKRYIFDLGRNISGVTKLKVSGKKGTRIRVTHAEQLDSLGNPDLSNINVHYRPKDTLDPFQVDIYTLSGKGEETFMPKFNYKGFQYVEVKSDKPVALTKQSITGEFMHSDVKPAGSIHTSNEIINKIWKATNASYLSNLFGYPTDCPQREKNGWTGDAHINIETGLYNFDAITVYEKWMADHRDEQQPNGVLPSIIPTWGGWGYDWGNGPDWTSTIAIIPWEIYRFYGDDKVLRDMYEPMKKYVDHITSVSDGNGLTDWGLGDWVPVKSETPEELTSSIYYYVDATILARAAGLFGREKDREKYTGLARNIKNAINKKYLDPETGIYGNGYQTELSAPLYWGVVPDSLKQKVADRLAAEVKRADNHIDVGLLGTKTILGALSRNGYAGLAYQVASQDTYPSWGWWIKNGATTLYENWDLNAGSDISKNHIMFGAVGAWLYKGLGGILPDERAPGFKNIILKPHFVKGLSQFEARHEGPYGEIVSGWKTEGDHIRYHVVIPANSTAELHPGEGYYIYNNNKKDRERSGVLRLSSGSHEFLIKTD